The Streptomyces puniciscabiei genomic interval CTCTCCCGCGAGGTCACCAAGGAAGAGGTCAACGCCGCCTTCCAGAAGGCCGCCGAGGGCGAGCTCAAGGGTCTCCTCGACTACACCGAGGACCAGATCGTCTCCTCCGACATCGTCAACGCCCCGGCCTCCTGCACCTTCGACTCCTCCCTGACCATGGTCCAGGAGGGCAAGAACGTGAAGGTCATCGGCTGGTACGACAACGAGTGGGGCTACTCCAACCGCCTCGTCGACCTCACGGTCTTCGTCGGCAACCAGCTCTGATCGCCGCAGATCGCGGCAGCAGGACCTTGAAGTGAGAACAGGGCCCGGGCAGCGCACCGCCGCGCTGTCCGGGCCCTGTCTCGCGTACAGACCACGTCCTTTTACGATCAGGTGCACCACGAGCCCTCCTTTGGAGTCCACTCAATGAAGACGATCGACGAACTTCTCGCCGCCGGCCTGAGCGGCAAGCGGGTCTTCGTCCGCGCCGACCTCAACGTGCCGCTGGAGAGCGGCACCATCACCGACGACGGCCGCATCCGCGCCGTGCTGCCCACCGTCAAGGCCCTCGCGGACGCGGGCGCCAAGGTGGTCGTCGCCTCGCACCTGGGCCGCCCCAAGGGCGCCCCCGACCCCGCCTTCTCCCTCGCGCCGGCCGCCTCCCGCCTGGGTGAACTCCTCGGCTCCGCCGTGGCCTTCGCGACCGACACCGTCGGCCGGTCCGCCCAGGACACGGTCGCCGGACTCACCGACGGCCATGTCGCCGTCCTGGAGAACCTCCGCTTCAACCCCGGCGAGACGTCCAAGGACGACGCCGAGCGCGGTGCCTTCGCCGACCAGCTCGCCGCCCTCGCCGACGTCTACGTCGGTGACGGCTTCGGCGCGGTCCACCGGGGGCACGCCTCCGTCTACGACCTGCCGAAGAGGCTGCCGCACTACGCCGGCTACCTCATCGCCACCGAGGTCGGCGTCCTGAAGCAGCTCACCGAGGACGTCAAGCGCCCCTACGTCGTCGCGCTCGGCGGCGCCAAGGTCTCCGACAAGCTCGCCGTCATCGACCAGCTGCTCGGCAAGGCCGACCGCCTGCTCATCGGCGGCGGCATGGCCTACACCTTCCTCAAGGCCAAGGGCTACGAGGTCGGCATCTCCCTCCTGCAGGAGGACCAGATCCCGGCCGTCACGGAGTACATGGAGCGCGCCGAGAAGCTGGGCGTCGAGCTGGTGCTCCCCGTCGACGTCCTGGTCTCCCGGGAGTTCCCGGACCTGAAGACCAAGGCGCCGGCCGACTACACCGTGGTCGACGCGGACAAGATCCCCGCCGACCAGGAGGGCCTGGACATCGGCCCGAAGACCCGAGAGCTGTACGCCTCGAAGCTCGCCGACGCCGCGACCGTCTTCTGGAACGGTCCCATGGGCGTCTTCGAGCACCCCGACTACGCCCAGGGCACCGCCGCGGTCGCCCAGGCCCTCGTCGACTCGAACGGCTTCTCCGTCGTCGGCGGCGGTGACTCCGCCGCTGCCGTGCGCACGCTCGGCTTCGACGAGAACGCATTCGGCCACATCTCGACCGGTGGCGGCGCCTCCCTCGAATACCTCGAGGGCAAGACGCTCCCCGGCCTCGCCGCACTGGAGGACTGACCTCAATGAGCACGCGCACGCCGCTGATGGCGGGCAACTGGAAGATGAACCTCAACCACCTCGAGGCCATCGCGCACGTCCAGAAGCTCGCCTTCGCCCTGGCCGACAAGGACTACGAGGCCGTCGAGGTCGCCGTCCTGCCGCCCTTCACCGACCTGCGCTCCGTGCAGACCCTGGTCGACGGCGACAAGCTCAGGATCAAGTACGGCGCCCAGGACATCTCGCAGCACGACTCCGGCGCCTACACCGGCGAGATCTCCGGCCCGATGCTGGCCAAGCTGAAGTGCACCTACGTGGTCATCGGCCACTCCGAGCGCCGCCAGTACCACAACGAGACCGACGAGCTGGTGAACGCCAAGGTCAAGACCGCCTACAAGCACGGCCTGACCCCGATCCTGTGCGTCGGCGAGGAGCTGGACGTCCGCGAGGCGGGCAACCACGTCACCCACACCCTCGCCCAGGTCGAGGGCGGTCTGAAGGACCTCCCGGCCGAGCAGGCCGAGACGATCGTGATCGCCTACGAGCCCGTGTGGGCCATCGGCACCGGCAAGGTCTGCGGTGCCGAGGACGCCCAGGAGGTCTGCGCCGCCATCCGCGGCAAGATCGCCGAGCTGTACTCGCAGGACGTGGCCGACAAGGTCCGCATCCAGTACGGCGGCTCCGTGAAGGCCGGCAACGTCGCCGAGATCATGGCCAAGGCCGACATCGACGGCGCCCTGGTCGGCGGCGCCTCGCTGGACGCCGACGAGTTCGTCAAGATCGTGCGTTTCCGCGATCAGTGACGCACGCTGTGAGTAGGCGCTAGCGGCGATACGTCGTACTCTTGCGGGGGCACCGCCGACGTGTTGTGCCCCCGTCGTCCATCCGAATCCGAGGAAGTTGGTCCAGCCGTGGTTTTGGGGTTCTCGATCGCCCTGATCGTCTTCAGCCTGCTGCTGATGCTGCTGGTGCTGATGCACAAGGGGAAGGGCGGCGGCCTCTCCGACATGTTCGGTGGTGGCATGGCGTCGTCCGTCGGCGGCTCCTCGGTCGCCGAGCGCAACCTCGACCGGATCACCATCGTGGTCGGTCTGCTGTGGTTCGCGTGCATCATCGTCCTCGGCATCGTGATGAAGACGAACAGCTGAGACGAACAGCTGAGAGGTGCGGCTGACAACCCGCACAGCACACACATCACGCATATTCGGTACGTAAGGCCCCATGTTCGGTACGCGCTCCTGGGTGCGGCCTATCATGGGGCTTGCGTCTGGATGTGGGGCTGGTAACTCCAATCACTGGACGCGCGTTGGGCCTTACGTAGACTGAGGCGCTCGCAGCGAAGCGAAACGCCGACTCGCTTCGCGGCACCATCACGCAGGGAGTTACACCGTGGCAAGTGGCAACGCGATCCGAGGAAGCCGGGTCGGGGCGGGGCCGATGGGCGAGGCCGAGCGCGGCGAGTCCGCGCCGCGTCTGCGCATCTCCTTCTGGTGCTCCAACGGGCACGAGACGCAGCCGAGCTTCGCCAGCGACGCGCAGGTTCCCGACACCTGGGACTGCCCGCGCTGCGGCTTCCCGGCCGGACAGGACCGGGACAACCCGCCGGACCCGCCGCGCACCGAGCCGTACAAGACGCACCTGGCGTACGTGCGGGAGCGGCGCAGCGACGCGGACGGCGAGGCGATCCTCGCCGAGGCGCTCGCCAAACTGCGGGGCGAGATCTAGTACTTGACACCAGCCGGGCGCCTCGAGGTGCCTGGCCGGAGCCGTGTCCGCCCGCTCGCGGCCGACCGATTGTCAGTGGCGCCCTCTACGGTTTTTCCTGAGCCGTTCTTCGACGGCACGGATCGTGAGGGGGAGCTGTGTCGGGGGTCGGGAAGGTGCAGGCGGGGGCGCCGGCGTGGCGCGGGGGATTCGCGCGGCTGTGGACGGCCGCCGTGGTGTCCCGGTTCGGGGACGCGTTACGGAACTCGGCGCTGCCCCTGCTCGCGGTGCGGCTCAGCGACGAGCCGCTGGTCATCGCCTCGGTGACAGCCTGTGGGTATGTGCCGTGGCTGCTGTTCGGGCTGCTCGGCGGGGCCGTGGCCGACCGGGTCGACGGGCGGCGGGCGATGTGGGCCGTGGACACGGTCCGCTGCCTGCTGGTGGCCGCGTTCGCCGTCGCCGTGGGACTGGGCCATGCCTCGATCCCCCTGCTGCTCGCCCTCGCATTCGCGTTGACCACGCTCCAGACCCTCTTCGACAACGCCGCCACGGCCCTGCTGCCCGCGCTCGTGGACCGAGCGGCCCTGGGCGGCGCCAACGCCCGGCTGATGACCGGCCAGCAGATCGCCGGCGGTCTGCTCGCCGCCCCACTGGTGCCGCTGCTGCTGACGGCGGGCGCGTTCATGCCGTTCGCGGCCGACGCGTGCACCTTCCTGGCGGCCGCCGCCCTCGTGGCGTCCCTGCGGACACGCCCGCCCAAGCGCGCGCCACGCCCCGCGGGCAGCACCCTGCGGACGGAGATCGGGGCGGGCCTGCGCGCCCTGTGGGGCGACCGAGCCCTGCGCGCGACCTGTGTGGCCACGCTGCTGTGCAACATCGGCATGGGCGGCCTGATCGCCACCCTGGCGCTGCACGTGACGCGCTGGCTGGACGCGGGCAACGCCGGATATGCCGCCGCGATGACGGCGTTCTCGGTGGGCAGCATCACGGGCGGATTCGTCGCCCAGCGTCTCGCGCGCCGCACCGGCCGGGTGCGGGCGCTGCTCGTCGCCGGCGGCATCCAGACGTCGTCACTGCTGCTCATCGGATCCGTCCGGCACCTGGCCGCGCTCGTCACCGGCATGCTGCTGCTCGGCGCCATGAACATGGTGTGGAACGTCAACCAGGTCACCCTGATGCAGCAGCGCAGTCCCGAGGCGATGGTGGGCCGTATCGCCTCCGCGTTCCGTACGTCCTCGACGTCCGGCGCCCCGCTCGGCGCGCTCCTCGGTGGAGTGGCGGCCCGGACATACGGGCTGAACGGCCCGGCCCTGTTCGCCGCCGTCCTGTTCGCCCTCGCCGTCACTTCGCTGATACCGGCCCGCAAGCCGGACGTACCTGTTGTTGCGCCGCACGACGACGTCATGACGGCTCGTGCCGCGCAGTGATCAATTAGGTTGGAACAGCTGGGACAGGCACGAAAGAAGGCGGAAGTCGGAAATGAACGCAGACGGCCGTACCAGGCTCCATCAGACGCCCGAGTGGACCGCTCTCGCCAAGCACCGGGAGGAGCTGGCCGACACCCATCTCAGGGAGCTGTTCGCCGCCGATCCCGGGCGCGGTGAGGGATACACGCTCCAGGTCGGCGATCTGTACCTCGACTACTCGAAGCACCTGGTCACCGACGAGACCCTGCGGTTGCTGCGCGAGCTGGCCGCCGCCACGGACGTGTTCGGCCTCAGGGACGCCATGTTCCGCGGCGAGAGGATCAACGTCACCGAGAACCGTGCGGTCCTGCACACCGCGCTCCGCGCCCCGCGCGACGCGGTGATCGAGGTCGACGGGGAGAACGTCGTCCCGAAGGTGCACGCCGTCCTCGACAGGATGAGCGACTTCGCCGACCGCGTCCGCTCCGGGGCCTGGACCGGCCACACCGGCAGGCGCATCAAGAACGTCGTCAACGTCGGCATCGGCGGCTCCGACCTGGGCCCCGCGATGGCCTATGAGGTGCTGCGCAGCTTCACCGACCGCGCCCTGACGGTCCGCTTCGTCTCCAACGTGGACGGCGCCGACCTGCACGAGGCCACGCGGGACCTGGACCCGGCCGAGACCCTGTTCATCATCGCCTCCAAGACCTTCACCACCATCGAGACCATCACCAACGCGACGAGCGCGCGGACGTGGCTGGTGGAGGCGCTCGGTGACGAGTCGGCGGTGGCCAAGCACTTCGTGGCGCTGTCCACGAACGCGGAGAAGGTCGCCGAGTTCGGCATCGACACGGACAACATGTTCGAGTTCTGGGACTGGGTCGGCGGCCGCTACTCGTACGACTCCGCGATCGGCCTGTCCCTGATGATCGCCATCGGCCCGGACCGGTTCCGGGAGATGCTCGACGGCTTCCGGCTGGTCGACGACCACTTCCGCACCGCGCCCGCCGAGGCCAACGCCCCCTTGCTGCTGGGCCTGCTGGGCATCTGGTACGGCAACTTCCACGACGCCCAGTCGCACGCGGTGCTGCCGTACAGCCACTACCTGTCGAAGTTCACCGCCTACCTCCAGCAGCTGGACATGGAGTCCAACGGCAAGTCGGTGCAGCGGGACGGCCGGCCGGTGGAGTGGCAGACCGGGCCGGTGGTGTGGGGCACCCCGGGCACCAACGGGCAGCACGCCTACTACCAGTTGATCCACCAGGGCACCAAGCTGATCCCGGCGGACTTCATCGGCTTCGCCCGGCCCGTCGGTGAGCTGAGCGTGGAACTCAAGGCCCAGCACGACCTGTTGATGGCCAACTTCTTCGCCCAGACCCAGGCGCTGGCCTTCGGCAAGAGCGCCGAGGAGGTCCGCGCGGAGGGGGTGCCTGAGGAGCTGGTCCCGCACAAGACCTTCCGGGGCAACCGGCCGACGACGACCATCCTGGCGAAGGAGCTGACCCCGTCGGTCCTCGGCCAGCTGATCGCCCTCTACGAACACAAGGTGTTCGTGCAGGGCGCCGTGTGGAACATCGACTCCTTCGACCAGTGGGGCGTGGAACTGGGCAAGGTCCTCGCCAAGCGCGTCGAGCCCGCCCTGACCGAGGGCGCCGAGGTCGAGGGCCTCGACGCGTCGACGCGGACACTGGTCGCCAAGTACCGGGAGCTGCGCGGCCGTAGCTGATCGGCGGGCAGCTGAGCGGTGGCACGCGGGAGCCGGACGCGGCGGTGGCCCTCCGAGGGGCCGGCCGGCCCGGCTCCCGTAGACTCCCCGATGATCATGTGAGTCACGACTCGGGGGAGTACGCAGTGGCCGCTGGGCGGGGAAGCCGCACCGGATCCGCGGAGCGCGGGCGAAACTTTCTGAAGGCCCATCACGCCGCCTGGGCGGTGTTCCACCCCGCGTGGATACCCGAACCGCTCGATCCGGCGGTGGAGGAGCTCAAGCGGATCCGCGTCGCCGCCGGCACCGTCGCGGCGGTCGGTGTCTACACCTTCGTCGAGGGCGGCTTCGCTCCCGAGGAGATGCTCCAGAACCTGCTGATCGCCTCGGTCGTCCTGCTGTTCGTCACCCCGCTCACCGTCGGTGTGATGCTCTGGATCTGGCGGCGCACCGGCAGCCTGCGCCCGCTGCGTCCCGCCCTGCTGAAGGCCCTGGGGCTGTTGCTGACCTTCGTGGGCTCGGTCGTCGCGACGGTCCTGATGCTGCAGCACGCCAATGCGCTGGCCGGCGGGCTGCTGATCATACCGGTGAGCGTGCTGACGCTGTGGATGGTCTGGTTCGTCGGGGCGGGCGCCCTCCGGATCAACGGGAACTTCTTCGGCACGGCAGCCGTGCACCGCTGTCTCCCGCCGCTGCTGGCCATGGTCACCAGCTGGCTGATGGCCCTGCCCGATCTCCTCACCGGAGACCTGCACGGCCTCGGCCTGCTGCTGGGCGTCGTGTTCATCCTCGGCGCCCCCGTGACGGTCTCGGCCATCGCGCTGTACGAGCTGGCCCTGCTCAAGCGCAGGCACGGCATCCGGCTGGCCGCCCATCCGGCGCTGCACACACCCCAGGGCCCGTACAACAACCGCACCCACAACAGCCGGTTCTCTTACGGGAGTTGAGTTCCCGACAGGCCTCGGTCAGGCCACCGCGCTCAGCGTGTCCGCGAGGCGGCTGCGTGCCGCGCGGGCCGCGGGCAGTGCCGCCAGCGCCGCCGCCCCGAGCACGGCGGCCGCGCCCAGCGCGAGCAGCAGCGCGGGCGACGGGGACTGGGCGATCCCTGCGCCGATACCGCTGGAGCTGCCCTGGGCGTCGATCAGCCGGCGGCCCAGCGGCAGCCCCAGCGCCATGGCGGCGACCACCGCGGCCAGGGCCGTACAGCTCGTCGCCGTGACGGTGATCGCGGTGATCTGCCGCGGGGACATGCCGATCGCCTTCAGTGCCAGCACGTCCCGCTCGCCCTCGCGGACGCTGCCGCCGATGGCGGTGAGCAGCTCGACCAGCCCGATCAGGGCCAGTACGGCGATCAGCCCGGCGACGACTCCGCGCAGCGGGGAGAGCCCGTCGGCGGGGTTCTCCACCGGGTGCACGTCCAGGTGGCCCCGGCCGGCCGCGGACAGCGCGGCGGCCACCTGCTGCGGGTCGGTGCCGGGGCGCAGCCGCAGTTCGTAGAAGGCGGGGGCCAGCGCGGGGTCGTTCTCGCGGAGGGTGTCCAGGGAGGTGGTCACCACCCGGCCGGCGTTCTGCGGTTCGATGCTGCGGCCCACGATGTGCAGGATCTGCGGCCGGTCGCCCACCGTCATCCGCACCCAGTCACCGACCCGGGCGTGCAGCAGGTCCAGCAGGCCCTGGCCGGCCACCGCCTCGTCCGGTCCGCGTGCGGCCCGGCCCTCGGCGAGGGCGTAGGGGTAGGGCTCGGCGCGGGTGCCGACACCGCGCAGCGCGATGGTGCCGGTCTGGCCGGGGACCAGCGCGGCGACCTCGACTCCGGGGTAGGCGGCGGCGACCCGGTGATCGCCGGTGAGCAGGTCCCGTACGGCGGACGTGTCCATGGCACCGTCGGAGCGGACGGTGAGGGACGTCGGCAGACCCATGTGGTCCGGGCTGCTGTGGAAGCGGTCGATCGTGGTCCAGGCGCTGAGCGCCACCACGATCAGCAGCAGCGGCAGGGTCAGCCGGGCCACGGTGGCCAGCGACCGGCCGCGCCCCGAGAACGCCTTGTGGCAGCCGAGGACCAGCGCGGCCGGCAGCCGCAGCCCGAGCGCCCGCCGGGCCGCTCCGGTCAGCCGCCCGCCGGCCGGTGCGGTCCGGCGCGGCACCGGAACCGGCGGCACCCGCCCGGCCCGCCACGCCGCGAGACCCGTCGTCAGGCCGATGAACAGCACCGCGCCCACGGGCACCACGAACAGCGCCACGGTGTGCCCCGGCAGCCCCTGCCACACGCCCACGGCGTCGCCGAGCCGGCCGGGGATCCGGTGCCCCAGGGCCTCGGTGAGTGCCGCGGCGGCCACCGAGCCGAGCAGCGCGTACGCCAGGTGCTGGAGCAGGAAGATCCGGACGACCTGGCCGGGGGTGAAGCCGATCGCCTTCAGCACCGAAATGTCCCGCAGGTGCCCGCGGATGCGGGTGGCGATGGCCCCGTGCACGGCGAACCCGGCGGCGATCAGGGCGCCGAGACCGAACAGGCCGAGCACCTGCCCGAGCAGCCGGTTGTCGCCCTGGGCGGCGGAGCGCGCCTGCTGCCAGGTGGAGACCTCGCCGACCGCGCCCGCGCCCAGCACCGTGACGGCACGCTGCACGGCGTAGTCCGTGTCGCCCGGGTCGGCCAGGCGCAGCCCGATCACCTGGCCGCCGGGAGCGCGTACGGCGGAGGGCAGGGCCCACACCAGCCCCGGCTGCTCGCCCGGGCTGTAGCGCGGCTCGGCACTGTCCGCGATGCCCTCGACGGTCAGGGTGCGGGCGGTGCCGGGCAGCGTGAGGGTGTCCCCGGGCTCGGCCAGCAGCGCCCGGGCCAGGCCGGTCTCCAGCACCACGCCGTCCGGTTCGGCCGGATCAAGCCAGTGCCCGGCGGTGAGCAGCGGCCGGCCGACGGACGGCAGCCCCGGCGTGCCGCGCAGCTCCACGGAGGCGCGGGTGCCGCCGCGTACGGCGACGGTGGCGGACTCGGTGCGGTAGGGGCCGGCCACGGACTCGACACCGTCCAGCCGGGCCAGCCCGCGGGCGTCGGCCGACGGCACGGTGTGGATCCACACATGCGCGCCACGGGCCTGGGTGAACACGCGCTGCCAGGGGTTGGTGGCGTACCCGAACAGGGCGGTGGCCAGCAGCAACGAGACGACGATCCCGGCGGTGGCCAGCACCAGGAACAGCGCCTCGCCCCGGTGGGTGCGCACGTCGGAGTGCGCCCAGCGCAGGGTGGCTCGCACGTCCCGGAGATCCAGCACCGTCAGTCCCTCAGCTCCAGCACACCCGAGATCCCCGACTTCCGGGACGCGGTGGTGCCGTCCAGCTGCGCGTCGTCGGCTATCCGGCCGTCGAAGAAGCTGATCACCCGGTCGGCGGCGCTCGCCAGCCGGGCGTCATGCGTGACCAGCACGATCGTCTGGCCGCGCCCGTGGAAGCGGGACAGCAGCCGCATGACCTCGCGCGTGCCCTTGCTGTCCAGGCTGCCGGCGGGCTCGTCGGCCAGCAGCAGCGGCGGATGGTTGACCAGGGCCCGGGCGAGCGCGACCCGCTGCTGTTCGCCGCCGGACAGCTCGCCCGGCATGCTGCGCTCCTTGCCCGTGAGCCCCAGCTCCGCCAGCAGCTCCTCACGCTCGGCGCGCGCCTTCTTCGGCGGGACGCCGGCGAGCAGGGCGGGCAGCTCGACGTTGTCGGCGACGGACAGGTTCGACACCAGGTTGAAGAACTGGAACACGATCCCGATGGCCTTGCGGCGCTCCACCGCCCAGCGGGCCTCGCCGAAGGAGTCCGTGCAGCGCCCGTCCAGCCAGATGCTGCCCGCGTCCGGACGCTGCAGCCCGCCGAGCAGGTGCAACAGCGTGGACTTGCCCGCGCCCGACGGGCCGGTGATCGCCACGAACTCGCCCCGCGCCACGGACAGGTCGACCCCGCGCACGGCATGCGCGGGCGCGCCCTCGCCGTGGTGCGTCTTCACCAGCCCCTCGGCCCGAAGCACCGGAACAGTGTCCTCGCTCGCCCCAGTGCTCATTCCAGTTCCTCCTGGCACCGCTCGAGCCAGTCGAGGTCGGCCTGCAGATGCAGCATCGCGCCCTCGATGAGCAGCTGGGCGATGCGGTTGTCCCGGTTCTCGGCCGTGGCCAGTTTCGACAGGTTGCGCATGGTGTTCAGGTACTGGCGCCGCTGCTTGTTGATGAGGGCGATCTGGTCGGCGAGACCGGTCTGCGGGGCGAGGGCGAGCTTCATGAAGAACTCGTCCCGCACCCGCGGCTCGTCCTCGGTCTCCTCGAACCAGGCGTGCAGCGCCTCCCGCCCGGCGTCGGTGAGGTGGTAGACCTTCTTGTTGGGCCGGCTGGACTGCTCGACGTCCTCGCCCTCGATCAGTCCCGACTTCTCGAGGCGGCCGAGGGTGACGTAGATCTGGCCGACGTTCGGCTGAGGGTACGCGGAGCCCAGCAGTTGCTCAAGGTCCTGCTTCAGCTCGTAGCCATGGGCCGGACCACGGGCGAGGAGTGCCAGGAGGGGCAGGCGCACTCGTGCTGTCCTCCTGTCTGCTCACAATGTGCTCCAGGCCCTAGTATCGCCCATACCTAACAGGTATACATGGCCTCTGACTCCCGGGCGAGGGTGCCCGGAGCCGTGTGTACGTGTTCAGGGAGGAACCTATGCGGTGGATACGCGCCGCCGGTAGGGGCCTCCTCGTTCTCGCCGTGATCCTCACCGGGTACGTCGCCTCCGGCGCGCAGGCCGACGAGGGCGCGGGCGAGAGCCGCGGCCCGCTCACCCTGGCCACCGCCGGCGACCTCACCGGATATCTCGCCCCGCTGCTGCAGGGCTGGAACCGCACCCACCCCGGCGAGAAGGTGACCCTCGTCGAGCTGCCGGACTCCGCCGACGAGACCCATGCGCAGATGACCACCGACCTGCGCGGTGGTGACCGGGGCCGCTTCGACGTCCTCAACATCGACGTCAACTGGACCTCGGAGTTCGCGGCGGCCGGCTGGATCCGCCCGCTGCCCCGTGATCGCTTCCCGCTGAAGAGCTTCCTGCCGCCGGTCGTGGACACGGCCACCTACGACGGCCGGCTGTACGCGGTCCCGTACGTCACGAATGCCGGACTTCTCCTGTATCGCAAGGACATCCTCGCCAAGGAGGGCGTCCCCCCGCCGCGCACCTGGGCCGAGCTGGAGCACGACGCGAAGACCATCGCGCCCAAGTACCACCTCGGCGGCTACGCGGGCCAGTTCCTGCCCTACGAGGGCCTCACGGTCAACGCGGCCGAGGCCGTCTACTCGGCGGGCGGCACGATCCTCGGCGGCGAGGGCACCCGGGTCACCGTCGACTCCTCCGCCGCCCGCGAGGGCATCGGCTTCCTCGCCCGCGGCGTCCGCGAGGGCTGGATACCGAAGGCGGCGCTGACGTACAAGGAGGAGGAGTCCAAGCAGGCCTTCCAGGACGGCGGGCTGCTCTTCCTGCGCAACTGGCCCTATGCGTACGCCGTGGCCTCGGCCAAGGGCTCCAAGGTGGCCGGGAGGATCGGCGCCGTACCGCTGCCCGGCCCCGACGGACCGGGGACCAGTGTGCTCGGCGGCTCCAACCTGGCCGTCAACTCCCATGCGGCGCATCCCGATTCGGCCGCCCGGCTGATCGCCTACCTCACCAGCGCGCCCGTCCAGCGCCAGGTGCTCACCCGGGGTGCCCTGCCGCCCGTGCGCGCCGCGCTCTACGAGGATCCCCAGCTGGTGCGGCGCTTCCCCTATCTGCCGACCCTGCGCACCGCCGTGCTCACTGCCCGGCCGCGCCCCAAGAGCCCGCACTACGACCAGGTCAGCCTGGTGGTGCAGGCCGTGATGCAGGACGCGCTCAGCGGGCGGGAGACGCCCGAACAGGCCGTGCGCAGGCTCGCGCGCGAGCTCGACGCGATCGCCCGCCGATAGTTACTTGTTAAGTAACGCGCAGATCTCATCTCGGCGCATGATGCCCGGTTAAGTCCGATTTTGCGCCCTCAACTCACCAGTAGCTTCCGTTCTTTTCGTTGACACCCTCACGACACGCCTACCTAACATGCATGCATGCTGAGTAAGTACCACTGGTGGCGTGACGCGGTGATCTACCAGGTCTACGTCCGCAGCTTTCTCGACAGCACCGGCGACGGCATCGGCGATCTGGCCGGCGTCCGGGCCGGGCTGCCGTATCTGAAGAAGCTGGGCGTCGACGGGATCTGGCTGAGCCCGTTCTACCCCTCGCCCCAGCACGACCACGGCTACGACGTGGCCGACTACTGCGGGGTCGACCCGCTCTTCGGCGACCTCGCCGAGTTCGACCTGCTGATGGCGGCCGCGCACCGGCTCGGCATCAAGGTGCTCCTGGACATCGTGCCCAACCACTGCTCCAGCGAGCACCCGTGGTTCCGCGAGGCGCTCGACAGCGCGC includes:
- a CDS encoding MFS transporter, whose protein sequence is MVSRFGDALRNSALPLLAVRLSDEPLVIASVTACGYVPWLLFGLLGGAVADRVDGRRAMWAVDTVRCLLVAAFAVAVGLGHASIPLLLALAFALTTLQTLFDNAATALLPALVDRAALGGANARLMTGQQIAGGLLAAPLVPLLLTAGAFMPFAADACTFLAAAALVASLRTRPPKRAPRPAGSTLRTEIGAGLRALWGDRALRATCVATLLCNIGMGGLIATLALHVTRWLDAGNAGYAAAMTAFSVGSITGGFVAQRLARRTGRVRALLVAGGIQTSSLLLIGSVRHLAALVTGMLLLGAMNMVWNVNQVTLMQQRSPEAMVGRIASAFRTSSTSGAPLGALLGGVAARTYGLNGPALFAAVLFALAVTSLIPARKPDVPVVAPHDDVMTARAAQ
- the secG gene encoding preprotein translocase subunit SecG, whose product is MGFSIALIVFSLLLMLLVLMHKGKGGGLSDMFGGGMASSVGGSSVAERNLDRITIVVGLLWFACIIVLGIVMKTNS
- a CDS encoding phosphoglycerate kinase is translated as MKTIDELLAAGLSGKRVFVRADLNVPLESGTITDDGRIRAVLPTVKALADAGAKVVVASHLGRPKGAPDPAFSLAPAASRLGELLGSAVAFATDTVGRSAQDTVAGLTDGHVAVLENLRFNPGETSKDDAERGAFADQLAALADVYVGDGFGAVHRGHASVYDLPKRLPHYAGYLIATEVGVLKQLTEDVKRPYVVALGGAKVSDKLAVIDQLLGKADRLLIGGGMAYTFLKAKGYEVGISLLQEDQIPAVTEYMERAEKLGVELVLPVDVLVSREFPDLKTKAPADYTVVDADKIPADQEGLDIGPKTRELYASKLADAATVFWNGPMGVFEHPDYAQGTAAVAQALVDSNGFSVVGGGDSAAAVRTLGFDENAFGHISTGGGASLEYLEGKTLPGLAALED
- a CDS encoding RNA polymerase-binding protein RbpA, which encodes MGEAERGESAPRLRISFWCSNGHETQPSFASDAQVPDTWDCPRCGFPAGQDRDNPPDPPRTEPYKTHLAYVRERRSDADGEAILAEALAKLRGEI
- a CDS encoding ABC transporter permease, translating into MRATLRWAHSDVRTHRGEALFLVLATAGIVVSLLLATALFGYATNPWQRVFTQARGAHVWIHTVPSADARGLARLDGVESVAGPYRTESATVAVRGGTRASVELRGTPGLPSVGRPLLTAGHWLDPAEPDGVVLETGLARALLAEPGDTLTLPGTARTLTVEGIADSAEPRYSPGEQPGLVWALPSAVRAPGGQVIGLRLADPGDTDYAVQRAVTVLGAGAVGEVSTWQQARSAAQGDNRLLGQVLGLFGLGALIAAGFAVHGAIATRIRGHLRDISVLKAIGFTPGQVVRIFLLQHLAYALLGSVAAAALTEALGHRIPGRLGDAVGVWQGLPGHTVALFVVPVGAVLFIGLTTGLAAWRAGRVPPVPVPRRTAPAGGRLTGAARRALGLRLPAALVLGCHKAFSGRGRSLATVARLTLPLLLIVVALSAWTTIDRFHSSPDHMGLPTSLTVRSDGAMDTSAVRDLLTGDHRVAAAYPGVEVAALVPGQTGTIALRGVGTRAEPYPYALAEGRAARGPDEAVAGQGLLDLLHARVGDWVRMTVGDRPQILHIVGRSIEPQNAGRVVTTSLDTLRENDPALAPAFYELRLRPGTDPQQVAAALSAAGRGHLDVHPVENPADGLSPLRGVVAGLIAVLALIGLVELLTAIGGSVREGERDVLALKAIGMSPRQITAITVTATSCTALAAVVAAMALGLPLGRRLIDAQGSSSGIGAGIAQSPSPALLLALGAAAVLGAAALAALPAARAARSRLADTLSAVA
- the pgi gene encoding glucose-6-phosphate isomerase encodes the protein MNADGRTRLHQTPEWTALAKHREELADTHLRELFAADPGRGEGYTLQVGDLYLDYSKHLVTDETLRLLRELAAATDVFGLRDAMFRGERINVTENRAVLHTALRAPRDAVIEVDGENVVPKVHAVLDRMSDFADRVRSGAWTGHTGRRIKNVVNVGIGGSDLGPAMAYEVLRSFTDRALTVRFVSNVDGADLHEATRDLDPAETLFIIASKTFTTIETITNATSARTWLVEALGDESAVAKHFVALSTNAEKVAEFGIDTDNMFEFWDWVGGRYSYDSAIGLSLMIAIGPDRFREMLDGFRLVDDHFRTAPAEANAPLLLGLLGIWYGNFHDAQSHAVLPYSHYLSKFTAYLQQLDMESNGKSVQRDGRPVEWQTGPVVWGTPGTNGQHAYYQLIHQGTKLIPADFIGFARPVGELSVELKAQHDLLMANFFAQTQALAFGKSAEEVRAEGVPEELVPHKTFRGNRPTTTILAKELTPSVLGQLIALYEHKVFVQGAVWNIDSFDQWGVELGKVLAKRVEPALTEGAEVEGLDASTRTLVAKYRELRGRS
- a CDS encoding ABC transporter ATP-binding protein, encoding MSTGASEDTVPVLRAEGLVKTHHGEGAPAHAVRGVDLSVARGEFVAITGPSGAGKSTLLHLLGGLQRPDAGSIWLDGRCTDSFGEARWAVERRKAIGIVFQFFNLVSNLSVADNVELPALLAGVPPKKARAEREELLAELGLTGKERSMPGELSGGEQQRVALARALVNHPPLLLADEPAGSLDSKGTREVMRLLSRFHGRGQTIVLVTHDARLASAADRVISFFDGRIADDAQLDGTTASRKSGISGVLELRD
- the tpiA gene encoding triose-phosphate isomerase → MSTRTPLMAGNWKMNLNHLEAIAHVQKLAFALADKDYEAVEVAVLPPFTDLRSVQTLVDGDKLRIKYGAQDISQHDSGAYTGEISGPMLAKLKCTYVVIGHSERRQYHNETDELVNAKVKTAYKHGLTPILCVGEELDVREAGNHVTHTLAQVEGGLKDLPAEQAETIVIAYEPVWAIGTGKVCGAEDAQEVCAAIRGKIAELYSQDVADKVRIQYGGSVKAGNVAEIMAKADIDGALVGGASLDADEFVKIVRFRDQ